The following coding sequences lie in one Lolium perenne isolate Kyuss_39 chromosome 2, Kyuss_2.0, whole genome shotgun sequence genomic window:
- the LOC127331349 gene encoding uncharacterized protein isoform X3 produces the protein MFRKRLLKKVLQQRRNGGGPGGGAGGAGEVAQLDAQIALHYGVPYAASVMGFDPVQRLLAVGTLDGRIKIFGGDNIEGLLISPKSVPYKYLQFIQNQGLLVAVSNENEIQVWNLEFRQLFHFSQWDVNITAFAVIEETFFMYLGDENGLLSVLKYDVDDGKLLKMPYNVTIHSLSEAAGVSLLDTQPIVGILPQPDTLGTRVLIAFERGLLVLWDISEDRAIAVRGYGDLHMKGQVSGAQTDASEHQVDDVDETEEEREICSLCWASRGGSTVAVGYITGDILLWDMTVSSRQGKQTDVSSNVVKLQLASGSRRLPVIVLHWSAGSAKDTTKGGHLFVYGGDDMGSEEVLTVLSLESSNGLESVRCASRGDLKLDGSFADMILIPDTGVPDKIRASALFVLTNPGQLNFYDGSALFSGRKSEEVYAQPETRKFPVAVPTIDPNITVTDLYSLTGTGHPSISLKKFCARQSVAPPISGNMKWPLTGGVPSEMSLKEDRAIERIYVAGYQDGSVRIWDATFPILVPMFVLDAKVSDIILDGANASVSSLAFCSLTLTFAVGTTSGLVRMYKLHEHTGDSSFHFVSESKQEVHAVHHGRGFHCHVAFMASNSPVRSLRFTGSGEVLAVGYQNGQVGMFDASQLSMMFCVDCASGTNSPVVSLSIYGVVSSAAEVDQSQKEIAKSGKNSTDVLLSLTKDARLTVIDSTSGLVINSHLLDQKQLSAVSMYVIASDEEQTQSSGDKSPPQSQTGKEQKDLDQKQAQGTETNQKKASQHSHSGDSDSLLLVCFEDEALLFSLTSLIQGSNKHLHKIKLAKHCCWSAIFKNKDDKACGLILAYQTGIIELRSLPDLEILAESSLMHLLRWSYKTGMDKSMSSLNGQIAMVNGSEFAIISLIASENDFRIPESLPCLHDKVLAAAAEAASSISTDQKRKQNPAGVLGGIIKGFKGKADENANLRRSFNAQTHGELLGSIFLKESSAEASIPSPDDPIEELTIDDIDIDDDDVPLSPPPASSSTSHVHKKTTVEDERAKLFEGSSAADKPRMRSTQEILTKYKFGGDAAAAAAHAKDKLMQRQEKLERISLRTQELQDGAENFASLAQELAKNMENKKWWKL, from the exons ATGTTCAGGAAGCGCCTCTTGAAGAAGGTGCTGCAGCAG CGAAGGAATGGAGGAGGACCAGGAGggggagcaggaggagcaggggAGGTGGCCCAGCTGGACGCGCAGATCGCGCTTCACTACGGGGTCCCCTACGCCGCCTCGGTCATGGGGTTTGATCCAGTGCAGCGGCTCCTCGCCGTCGGGACGCT GGATGGTAGGATAAAAATCTTTGGAGGTGATAACATCGAAGGCCTCCTCATATCGCCAAAGAGTGTGCCATACAAGTATTTGCAG TTTATACAAAACCAGGGACTACTGGTTGCAGTTTCTAACGAGAATGAAATCCAG GTATGGAATCTCGAATTCAGACAGCTATTTCATTTTTCCCAGTGGGATGTCAACATAACTGCATTTGCAGTCATAGAGGAGACCTTTTTTAT GTACCTTGGAGATGAAAATGGCCTGCTTTCTGTTCTGAAGTATGATGTAGATGATGGGAAGCTTCTAAAGATGCCTTACAATGTTACTATAcattccttaagtg AAGCAGCTGGTGTTTCCTTGCTTGATACTCAACCTATCGTTGGAATATTGCCTCAACCGGACACCTTGGGCACGAG GGTGCTAATTGCATTTGAGAGAGGATTGTTAGTTCTTTGGGACATATCGGAGGACCGTGCAATTGCTGTTCGAGGCTATGGGGACTTACACATGAAAGGTCAAGTCAGTGGCGCTCAAACAGACGCTAGTGAACATCAAGTAGATGATGTTGATGAGACTGAAGAAGAGAGAGAAATTTGCTCACTTTGTTGGGCATCAAGAGGGGGTTCAACTGTTGCTGTTGGCTATATAACCGGAGACATACTTCTATGGGACATGACAGTATCCTCTAGACAAGGAAAGCAAACTGATGTTTCATCTAATGTTGTCAAGCTGCAGCTGGCTTCTGGAAGTCGTAGGCTTCCTGTTATTGTCTTGCACTGGTCTGCTGGGTCAGCAAAAGATACTACTAAAGGCGGGCATCTTTTTGTATACGGTGGTGATGATATGGGGTCTGAAGAAGTTCTGACG GTTCTTAGCCTGGAATCATCTAATGGATTAGAGTCAGTAAGATGCGCGTCGCGTGGGGACCTCAAACTTGATGGATCCTTTGCTGATATGATTCTTATTCCAGATACTGGGGTGCCAGATAAAATACGAGCTTCTGCACTTTTTGTATTGACGAATCCTGGACAATTGAATTTCTATGATGGTAGTGCTCTATTTTCTGGACGGAAATCAGAAGAGGTATATGCTCAGCCTGAGACTAGGAAATTTCCAGTTGCAGTTCCGACAATTGATCCCAACATAACTGTCACGGATCTGTATTCACTAACTGGAacagggcatccaagtatttcacTGAAG AAATTTTGTGCGAGGCAAAGTGTCGCACCTCCGATATCAGGGAATATGAAATGGCCTTTGACTGGTGGGGTTCCTAGTGAAATGTCACTGAAGGAAGATCGTGCGATTGAAAGAATATATGTTGCAGGCTATCAAGATGGTTCTGTGAGAATATGGGATGCAACTTTTCCCATTCTTGTGCCAATGTTTGTATTGGATGCAAAG GTGTCTGATATTATTTTGGATGGAGCAAATGCTTCTGTATCATCGCTGGCGTTTTGTTCATTAACCTTGACTTTCGCTGTTGGCACAACAAGTGGTCTG GTGCGCATGTATAAACTTCATGAGCATACTGGGGATTCTAGCTTTCACTTCGTGAGTGAATCTAAACAGGAAG TTCATGCTGTTCATCATGGGAGAGGATTCCATTGTCATGTTGCCTTTATGGCATCAAATTCCCCTGTGCGATCCCTCAGATTTACAGGTTCAGGCGAGGTCCTTGCAGTAGGATATCAAAATGGTCAG GTGGGCATGTTTGATGCAAGTCAACTCTCAATGATGTTCTGTGTGGATTGTGCATCAGGAACAAATTCTCCTGTGGTCTCACTAAGCATCTACGGTGTTGTTTCATCTGCTGCAGAAGTGGACCAGTCCCAGAAAGAGATTGCTAAAAGTGGAAAAAATTCCACAGATGTTCTACTTTCCTTAACTAAGGATGCACGTCTTACTGTAATTGACAGCACAAGCGGTCTGGTAATAAATTCACATCTGTTAGATCAGAAGCAATTGTCTGCAGTTTCGATGTATGTCATAG CTTCAGATGAGGAGCAAACACAATCATCAGGAGACAAATCCCCGCCTCAAAGTCAGACAGGAAAAGAACAAAAGGATCTTGACCAGAAACAAGCACAAGGAACCGAAACTAACCAGAAAAAGGCTTCTCAACATTCACACAGCGGTGATTCAGATTCTCTTCTTTTGGTCTGCTTTGAGGATGAAGCGCTTTTATTTTCTCTGACATCATTGATTCAG GGAAGCAACAAGCATCTACATAAAATAAAGCTTGCAAAACACTGCTGTTGGTCAGCCATTTTCAAGAATAAGGATGATAAAGCTTGTGGACTGATATTAGCTTATCAGACAGGGATCATAGAATTGAG ATCTTTGCCAGACCTAGAGATTCTTGCTGAGAGCTCCTTGATGCATTTATTAAGATGGAGTTACAAGACAGGCATGGATAAGTCCATGAGCTCCTTAAATGGACAAATTGCTATG GTAAATGGATCTGAATTCGCAATCATCTCTCTTATAGCCTCAGAGAATGACTTCAG GATTCCAGAATCTTTGCCATGCCTTCACGATAAAGTACTTGCAGCAGCCGCTGAAGCAGCTAGTAGCATCTCGACAGACCAGAAAAGAAAGCAG AATCCAGCAGGAGTTCTTGGTGGCATCATTAAAGGATTCAAAGGCAAAGCAGACGAAAATGCGAACTTGAGAAGAAGTTTCAATGCACAAACCCACGGAGAACTGCTGGGGTCAATTTTCTTGAAAGAGTCATCTGCTGAAGCATCAATACCCAGTCCTGATGATCCAATAGAAGAACTGACAATTG ATGACATAGacattgatgatgatgatgtaccCCTTTCCCCTCCACCAGCATCATCCTCTACATCTCACGTGCATAAGAAAACAACAG TAGAGGATGAGAGAGCAAAACTGTTTGAAGGATCAAGTGCTGCTGACAAACCGAGAATGAGAAGTACCCAAGAAATTCTTACCAAATATAAGTTTGGCGGG GATGCAGCGGCGGCAGCTGCTCATGCAAAAGACAAGCTCATGCAGAGGCAGGAGAAACTCGAG AGAATAAGCCTACGGACCCAGGAGCTTCAGGATGGAGCGGAGAACTTCGCGTCCCTCGCCCAGGAGCTTGCGAAGAACATGGAGAACAAGAAGTGGTGGAAACTATAA